DNA from Bradyrhizobium diazoefficiens USDA 110:
AATCCTGCGCCAGGTTCTGGCCCAGGGCCACACGGTCGGCACGCACACCTGGTCGCATGTCAACCTGAACAGCAAGAAGATGACGGAGCAACAGGTCAAGGACGAGGTCGAAAAGGGCTTTAGCGCAGTGAGGTTCGCGCTCGGCACCAATCCGGCGCCGTTCTTCCGCTTCCCGCAGCTTCAGCACAATCCGGCGATGGTGACCTATTTCGGCACCCGCAACGTCGCGATGTTCTCGACCGACATCGATTCCTTCGACTTCAGGAAGGGCGCGACGCCGGAGAAGATCGTCGAGACCGTGATGGGCAGGCTCGACAAGCTCGGCAAGGGCATCATCCTGATGCACGACTTCCAGAAGCACACCGGCGAAGCCATGCCGGCGCTGCTCGCGCGGCTCAAGGCCGGCGGCTACAAGGTCGTGCAGATGAAGGCCAAGACCACCTTCCAGACGCTGCCGGAATATGACGAAGCGCTGCTGAAGGACCTGAAGGTGCCGACCTCGAGCGCGCGTCCGATCGGAAGCGTGGTGCAGACGGTTTCGCAGTAGCGCGTTCGACCGGATCGAAAACTCTTGCGTGATGGCCGGGCTTGTCCCGGCCATCAACGTTCTTGGGCCTGCGTGGAAAGGTCATGGATGCCCGGGACATCTGGCGCGAACACGCGCCTCGCGTTTGCCTGAGGCGTGACGGCGAGGGTGGGGCGCAAAGACCGCTTACCAATAGATGCCGTGGCGATGCAGCTCGCTGATGATGCGGCCTTCGGTCCAGGTACGCTTGTGCTTCGGCTTGTTGACTTTCGCCGTGGTCTTCGTTGCGGTCGCGGCGGGCGCTGAAGTCGTCGTGGCTACGGCGGGTGCCGCGGCAGGCGCAGGCGCCGAGATCGCCGGCGGACGGTCGACATATTTCGGTGCTTCGGTGACGGGTGCGGCTTCACTCACTTGCGTCGTCACGGCGATTGTCGCCGTCGCTTGCGGCGCCGAGGCCTGTTCGCTCGCCGTGGCCAGCGAGAGGCTGCGTGGACCGGCCGCCTGAGCAGATGCTGAAGCCAGGACCATGGCGGCCACCAGAATGATCTTGCGCATGTGAAATCTCCCCGTGTTGGCGTGACCGGGACGCTATGGGAGATACACGCGACATTATGTGATCACGATCACGCAGGCGACTGGGCGATCCTGAACCCGCGCACTCATGCCGGCTGTACGCGTCGGTTGAGACGCTTGTCTGTGATGATGGGATGAATTCGGGGCGCTGGTGCCGCAAGAGGGATTCGAACCCCCGACCCCGTCATTACGAATGACGTGCTCTACCGACTGAGCTATTGCGGCGAACCCTGCCGGGCTCGGACGATGCCGGTCCCGATACGCGCGCTCCTGATATCGGGCATGGCCCGAATTGGCAAGAACAAGCCGGGTGCGAAATGCGGCTTAGGCGCCCCAGCGGGACCAGAATCCGCGCCAGCCGCCGGCCTGGGCCTTGGGCGTGCCGATTTGTTCCGTAAATTCATCGCTCGGGCCCTCGTCATCGATCCCGGGATCATCCGGGGCGCGGACGATCGGGATGACGGCGGGGATCGGGACGGGTGCGGGCTTGCCGAGGTCGGCACGGGTCCGGAACACCGGCGTTGCCGCCGCCGGCGATGATTCGGCCGGCTCGGGGGCCGGCGTGACCGGCTCCGCAGACGTCATCGCAGGCTCTTCCTTCGGCTCTTCCTTGGCCGCCGGAGGCGAATTGTCCTGCTCCGCCGGGACCGATGCAGCCGGAGCCGGTTCCATCAGGGTGTCATTCGCAGGCGCCGTCACCCGCTTCGGCGGCGGGGCCGCCAGCATGGCTTCCTCGAAGGCCGAGGATTCGATCAAGTCGCCCTTGTCGGAAGGAAGGCTCGCGACCGGCGTCTGCCACTGGAAGGCGTCGAGGCGGCCGGTGACCGGGGAAACCGGGCGCCAGCGATCGCTGACATAGCCGTCGGCGGTCCAGGCCGGATCGTGGCGAGCGCGCACCGCGCGCAAGGTCCAGGCGCGGGCGCGGCCGCCGTCGCCGTGCTCGGTGCGCTCGATCTCGGCCATCAGCAGTGCGACCCGCTGGGTCGGATCGTTGACATAAGGCGCCAGCACCGCCCGTGCGCGGCTGAATTCGGAGGCATCGATCGCGGCGCGTGCGAGCGCGAGCTGGCCTTCAATATGGCCGGCCTTGTCGGCAGGCGTCTTGGCCGCAAGCGTCTCGACCCGCTGCAAGCGCTGCCGCGCGGAATCGCCGAGCTTCACATGTGCATAGGCCTCGGCGAGATCCGGATGCGGATTGGCGAGCCAGGCGGCCTCGACCAGCTTCATGGCGCGGCGCACCTGATGCGCCTCGCTCTCGAATTTTGCGGCGAGCACGGCGGCCGGCACCAGGGTCGGTGCGAGCTTGATCGCCTCCATCACGCTCTCGCGCGCGACATCGCGGTCCATCGTTTGCAATTCCAGCGCGCGTGCGGTGAGCAGCACGCCGCGCTGGCGACGATAGGCCGGCTTGTCGATCAGCCCCGCGGACAGGTTCGAATCGAGGATCGCCAGCGCGCCGCTCCAGTCGCCGCGCGCGCAGCGGAAGCCGAGCACCGCATGCGAGGCCCAGGTTGACGACGGCGACAGCTTGATCGCTTCCTCCGCGATCATGACGGCGCCGACCGCATCGTCGGCGCGCTGCGCCTCGATGAACAGGCCGCGCAGGCCGAGCAGCCGCGTATCCTCGCGCTCGGCCATGGCACGGAAGGCGCGCTGCGCCTCGTCGCGATTGCCTTCGAGCTGCGCCGACTGCGCATGCAAGAGAAGCGCGAGCGGATCGTTCGGCGCATGCCGCCGCGCCGTCTCGGCATGACGGCGGGCGAGCGCGGTATCGCCATGGCCGATCGCGAGCAGGCCGTGGGTGATGGCGTGGCGGCCGCGCGCGTGGCGCTTTTCGTGACTGCGGCGGCGCAAACGCCCCGGCGTCCGCCAGATCGTCGTCAGGATGCTCCAGACCAGCACGACTGCCGCGGCAAAGAGGCCAAGCAAGAACACGAACCTGGGCAACGTCGTTGAGGCGCGGAAGCCGCCCGCCGTCAGGACGAGATCGCCGGGCTGATCGGCAACCCAGGCCGCGCCGGCCGCCGCCAGCGCAATCAAGACGAGGAAAAGGACGATGCGAAGCATGGCGATCCCTATACGCGCTGATTGTTGCGCGAAGCTTTATTGAGCAGGCTTGACGAGATCCGCCATGGCATCGTCGGCGAATTTGCGGGAGGCGGCGAGCGCGGCATCGCGGGCATTGGCCTTGTCGAGCCAGGCCTGCGCCGGCGCGCGATCGGCATCGGGCAGCGTCTTCAACTCGCGCCGCGCCTCGACGAAATCATTGCGGAGCGCAGCAGCCGTCACCCGCGCCACGATGGCGCCGCGATCATTGCCGACCCCGTCGGTTCGCTCGATGCGGACGAGCTTTGACGCTCCGGCCTGGAGGCGCTCGACGATGCCGCCGCCGCTGGACTGGGCATCCGCCGGCGGCGACAGCTTTGACACGATGTTGAGGAGCTCGCGGCTGAGCGCGACCGGGGTCGGGATGCCCGACGATGCAAAGGTGTCGAGTGGCTTCAGCATCTCGGGCTTGGCCGCCAGCGACCGCGCCGCGGCGAGCTGCGCCTCATAGGGATCGCCATGGCGCACGGCGACGTCGAGCAGGGCCGCCGCCACCACATGGCGCAGCGGCTTGTCGTCCATCGTCCTGGCGTCGGCGATCTTCTCGCCCTGCTGCGCAAGCTCGGCCCGCTCCGTCTTGCCGGCGCGCTCGAGCTGCGCGATGCGGTCGTAGAGCGCGGCAAGATCAGGCGAAGCGGCGCCCGGGGCAGATTTCGCGTCGTTCAGTGCGCTCGCGGTCTTGTCGGACTGTGCGCGCAGATTGGCGATGTCGCTGCGCAGGCTGCCCACGGATTTTTCCAGCGCATCGATCCGCGCCACCATGGCCGGATCGGCGGCGGGCTTGCCAGCCTTGGCTTCAACCGCGGCAACGCGACCGCCCAGAGCATCGACCGTCGCGCTCGTCACTTGTGGCGCGGCAGGCGGCGCCTGCACGGCGGGCCAGCCCAGCATCCAGCCGACCGCGATCACGACGGCCGCCGCCACCGCACCGGAGAGCGGTGCAATGACCCAGGGCGAAACCGGAGGCGACGCGGGAGCGGGCGCAACCGCGGCCTGCGCCTCGGCGCGCTCCGGCTCGGCGTCAGCCTGCTCGGATTTTGCCTGCTCGGGCTCGGTGTGCTCGCTCACCGGCGGAGCCTCGGGCTCGCCCGCCACCTCCTGCGGCTGGGTCGAGACATCGGTCGCCTCGAGGTCGATGGTCGGCGGGGGGCGCTTGGCACGACCGGACTCCGGGGCCAATCCTGCGTCTTCAGGCTTGTCGTCGGCCATCGTGACGGTTCCTCACACTTCCATACCTTGCACAGATCCCTGGCGTAGATCTTGGGCAGACCCGATCGCGTCGGATTCGGCCCGACCTCTTACGCCAAACGGGTCTGCAAAGCACGCTCCAAGGTGTCAAATAAGGCATTTTCGTCCGGTTTCGCGGCCACCAGAACCTGCGACGCACCGGCATCGCGCAGCACGCTTGCGACCGTCTCGGACAGGCAGCATTGCGGGATCGCCAGCGCCGAGATTTCGACGCCTTCGTCCCGCGCTGCATCCAGGAAGGCTCGCGCGCTGCGCCGGGAGTAATGAAGCACCGCCTCGATCCCATGCGCGGCAAAACCCTCGCAGACATCGCGCGGGAGAACCTTGACCGGCGCCATGCGATAGGTGGTCTGCGTCACCACGTTGAAGCCTTCGGTGCCGAGTTCGCCGCCGAGATCGCGCGACAGATCCGCGCCGGCGAGATAAAGCAGCGTGCTTTTCTTTTTCAGCACCTTGTCGCGCGCACTCCGGACGACCGTGTCGCGCAGGGCCGCGGAATCGCCGCCGGCGATAATCACCTCGGCAAAGCCGGCGTCTCGCGCGGCAGTCGCGGTGTGCTCGCCGACCGCGAACAGCGGCAGCTTCAACAGGCCGAGATCCTGCAATTGCGGCGCGACGGCACGGATCGCATTGGCCGATGTGACGATGATGGCGCTATAGTTCGCCTCGCTCTCGTCGTGGAAAGCGACCGGCTCGAATTTGAGCACCGGCGCGAGCAGCACCACGTGTCCCCGCGCGCGCAAATTGTCCGCCGTCGCCTCATTGTCGGGATGCGGCCGTGTGACAAGAATGGACATCGCTCGTGTTCCCGAACCGCGTGACGGTGACGCATTCGCAAAGACGGCCGCGCGTGACGATTGCGCAAGCCGACCCCGGAATGCTACCGGACGTACCAGAACTCTGCTTTCCGGATGAGCGCAAGGGCGCAAATTGGATAACAATTCGCCAATGCTGGTATTGGGCATCGAAACCACCTGCGACGAGACCGCCGCGGCCGTGATCGAGCGCGCGCCCGACGGCATCGGCAAGATCCTGTCCAACATCGTGCGGTCGCAGGTCGATGAGCATGCCCCGTTCGGCGGCGTGGTGCCGGAGATTGCCGCCCGCGCGCATGTCGACCTGCTCGACGGCATCATCGACCGCGCCATGCGCGAGGCCGGCATCGGCTTCGCCCAGCTCAATGGCGTCGCGGCGGCCGCGGGACCGGGCCTGATCGGCGGTGTCATCGTCGGGCTCACCACCGCGAAGGCGATCGCTTTGGTGCACGACAC
Protein-coding regions in this window:
- a CDS encoding heme biosynthesis protein HemY; translation: MLRIVLFLVLIALAAAGAAWVADQPGDLVLTAGGFRASTTLPRFVFLLGLFAAAVVLVWSILTTIWRTPGRLRRRSHEKRHARGRHAITHGLLAIGHGDTALARRHAETARRHAPNDPLALLLHAQSAQLEGNRDEAQRAFRAMAEREDTRLLGLRGLFIEAQRADDAVGAVMIAEEAIKLSPSSTWASHAVLGFRCARGDWSGALAILDSNLSAGLIDKPAYRRQRGVLLTARALELQTMDRDVARESVMEAIKLAPTLVPAAVLAAKFESEAHQVRRAMKLVEAAWLANPHPDLAEAYAHVKLGDSARQRLQRVETLAAKTPADKAGHIEGQLALARAAIDASEFSRARAVLAPYVNDPTQRVALLMAEIERTEHGDGGRARAWTLRAVRARHDPAWTADGYVSDRWRPVSPVTGRLDAFQWQTPVASLPSDKGDLIESSAFEEAMLAAPPPKRVTAPANDTLMEPAPAASVPAEQDNSPPAAKEEPKEEPAMTSAEPVTPAPEPAESSPAAATPVFRTRADLGKPAPVPIPAVIPIVRAPDDPGIDDEGPSDEFTEQIGTPKAQAGGWRGFWSRWGA
- a CDS encoding uroporphyrinogen-III synthase, whose product is MSILVTRPHPDNEATADNLRARGHVVLLAPVLKFEPVAFHDESEANYSAIIVTSANAIRAVAPQLQDLGLLKLPLFAVGEHTATAARDAGFAEVIIAGGDSAALRDTVVRSARDKVLKKKSTLLYLAGADLSRDLGGELGTEGFNVVTQTTYRMAPVKVLPRDVCEGFAAHGIEAVLHYSRRSARAFLDAARDEGVEISALAIPQCCLSETVASVLRDAGASQVLVAAKPDENALFDTLERALQTRLA
- a CDS encoding polysaccharide deacetylase family protein; its protein translation is MRNALGLMLASVVAAVVIAAGGWFYYSASADPGAPKTVAARAADPLPAQTKIAAKDDVATTAAIAAKPTAVAQASAPTPAPVAPVQPKQACANPNALGVARVVEIDTTGGPGFGFEHFKQFDFLTDKEVVLTFDDGPWPVNTPAVLKALADECTKGLFFSVGKHATYHPEILRQVLAQGHTVGTHTWSHVNLNSKKMTEQQVKDEVEKGFSAVRFALGTNPAPFFRFPQLQHNPAMVTYFGTRNVAMFSTDIDSFDFRKGATPEKIVETVMGRLDKLGKGIILMHDFQKHTGEAMPALLARLKAGGYKVVQMKAKTTFQTLPEYDEALLKDLKVPTSSARPIGSVVQTVSQ
- a CDS encoding COG4223 family protein produces the protein MADDKPEDAGLAPESGRAKRPPPTIDLEATDVSTQPQEVAGEPEAPPVSEHTEPEQAKSEQADAEPERAEAQAAVAPAPASPPVSPWVIAPLSGAVAAAVVIAVGWMLGWPAVQAPPAAPQVTSATVDALGGRVAAVEAKAGKPAADPAMVARIDALEKSVGSLRSDIANLRAQSDKTASALNDAKSAPGAASPDLAALYDRIAQLERAGKTERAELAQQGEKIADARTMDDKPLRHVVAAALLDVAVRHGDPYEAQLAAARSLAAKPEMLKPLDTFASSGIPTPVALSRELLNIVSKLSPPADAQSSGGGIVERLQAGASKLVRIERTDGVGNDRGAIVARVTAAALRNDFVEARRELKTLPDADRAPAQAWLDKANARDAALAASRKFADDAMADLVKPAQ